A genomic window from Antedon mediterranea chromosome 4, ecAntMedi1.1, whole genome shotgun sequence includes:
- the LOC140046637 gene encoding uncharacterized protein yields the protein MLAGEHLGLGLALQEQVNYENKCYKTFDGHKDEVNCCTFSLDWEILVTGADDGLVRVFNNLTEKLVCRFKGHQGSIKSVCITADSKYVASASYDKTVIIWNTRNGEIKHVLKGHSKSVEMVCFSHDGSMLCSGGWDHDIILWLVQEGAAKNVLTGHKDLVQCSAFSFDDKLLATGSWDYSVRVWRLSNDVHMPDCIVLNGHKSNVFALCFSKLGMLASGSWDKTVHIWNPVHGTIIHVLNEHTGWVRAVCFTSDGTMLGSVSDDETIKIWDAVSGKCCKTIEGEVEQLQMCSFSIEGSLIVSGALIPIKRKTTMTMDESKPE from the exons ATGCTGGCTGGTGAACACCTAGGCCTAGGGCTAGCCCTACAAGAACAAGTTAATTatgaaaacaaatgttataaaacattTGATGGACACAAAGATGAG GTAAACTGCTGCACATTTTCCCTTGATTGGGAGATACTGGTAACAGGAGCTGACGATGGACTTGTACGCGTTTTCAACAACTTAACAGAAAAGCTTGTTTGTCGATTCAAGGGACATCAGG GATCTATAAAGAGTGTTTGTATCACAGCAGATAGTAAATACGTTGCAAGTGCCTCTTACGATAAAACTGTTATTATTTGGAATACAAGAAATGGCGAAATAAAGCATGTTCTTAAAG GGCACTCAAAAAGTGTGGAAATGGTATGTTTTTCTCATGATGGATCTATGCTTTGTTCTGGCGGTTGGGATCATGACATCATACTCTGGCTGGTTCAg gaaGGAGCTGCAAAAAATGTCCTAACTGGACATAAAGATCTTGTTCAGTGCTCAGCATTTTCCTTTGATGACAAACTTTTA GCTACAGGTTCATGGGATTATTCAGTAAGAGTATGGAGGCTGTCAAATGATGTACATATGCCTGATTGCATTGTGTTGAATGGTCacaaatcaaatgtttttgCTCTATGCTTCTCTAAACTTGGAATGCTG GCATCTGGGTCGTGGGATAAAACTGTACACATATGGAATCCTGTACATGGTACAATCATTCATGTTCTTAATGAACACACAGGCTGGGTACGTGCTGTATGCTTTACTTCTGATGGTACTATGCTTGGTAGTGTCAGTGATGATGAAACG ATTAAAATATGGGATGCAGTTAGTGGTAAATGTTGTAAAACAATTGAG GGTGAAGTTGAACAGCTTCAAATGTGTTCTTTTTCAATTGAAGGAAGCTTAATTGTGTCTGGCGCCCTCATACCCATTAAAAGAAAGACTACTATGACGATGGATGAAAGTAAACCGGAATAG
- the LOC140047551 gene encoding uncharacterized protein, with amino-acid sequence MLLLSGDVEPNPGPTNSFDQSEHHLNVYYQIIRSLKNKVTCYKTELVSHLLANKFQIVGLCETWLNDTILDAELAVPGFHLHRRDRDDGRRGGGVLLLVSDDFQSKRLDIVNCHNLEAIFVEIQASRRKKLIVGVIYRPPDKDSRYTELMIVEQLMT; translated from the coding sequence ATGCTGTTGTTAAGCGGCGATGTGGAGCCTAATCCAGGACCAACTAATTCGTTTGATCAATCTGAACATCATCTCAACGTGTACTACCAGATTATTCGCAGCCTAAAGAATAAGGTAACCTGTTACAAAACTGAACTTGTTAGTCATCTATTAGCTAACAAATTCCAAATAGTGGGCTTATGCGAAACCTGGTTAAATGACACTATATTAGATGCCGAACTGGCAGTTCCTGGATTTCATTTACATAGAAGGGACCGAGACGATGGAAGAAGAGGAGGTGGTGTCTTGCTCCTTGTGTCTGATGATTTTCAATCCAAGAGACTTGACATCGTGAACTGTCATAACTTAGAAGCAATTTTTGTGGAAATTCAAGCCTCTCGGAGAAAGAAACTAATTGTTGGCGTTATCTACCGTCCACCTGATAAGGACTCTCGCTACACCGAACTTAtgatagtagagcagttaatgacatga
- the LOC140047553 gene encoding uncharacterized protein, with protein MGKHALVSFDVISLFTKTPIKPTINITHNTLLKETKILEQVQRKLNTNLKTEDIMELLSLVLNTTYFTFNGDIYRQKGGMAMGSPVSPIMANIFMEDLEQRATETAPSHIKPIFWRRYVDDVLAIVPIGFEEELLQHLNTIDQTGQIKFTMENMKNNAIPFLDTLITIQDNGNIKTSVYRKSTHTDQYLHFQSNHPLEHKLSVVNTLVDRCESIVSTEEGQKQEMSRIKAALSTCGYPDWSFKRVKDKREHRKANKDKEITTDKEKSKVNIGLPYVEGMTQRLRRTLKQHNINTYITPKNKLRESLVHPKDKIDKDQQCGIVYQVGCHNCKKVYIGETGRALKTRIIEHKTDVEKNTVGTRTRSARQSQSKI; from the coding sequence ATGGGAAAACACGCACTTGTATCCTTTGATGTTATATCGCTATTCACAAAGACACCTATAAAACCAACAATCAACATAACACACAACACTTTACTGAAAGAAACCAAGATTCTGGAACAAGTCCAAAGAAAATTAAACACTAATTTGAAAACGGAGGACATCATGGAGCTGTTAAGCCTAGTTCTTAACACaacatatttcacatttaatggTGATATTTACAGACAAAAAGGGGGAATGGCAATGGGCAGTCCTGTCAGCCCCATAATGGCAAATATATTCATGGAAGACTTGGAACAACGTGCCACAGAAACAGCACCATCACATATCAAACCGATTTTCTGGCGCAGATATGTAGACGATGTCCTGGCAATTGTACCAATTGGATTTGAAGAAGAACTCCTCCAACATCTGAACACCATTGACCAGACAGGCCAAATAAAATTCACCATGGAGAACATGAAAAACAACGCCATCCCTTTCCTCGATACTCTAATCACTATCCAAGACaatggtaacataaaaacatcagtGTACAGAAAATCGACACACACAGACCAATACCTGCACTTTCAATCAAATCACCCACTCGAACATAAACTTAGCGTAGTCAACACCCTAGTGGACAGATGTGAATCCATCGTATCAACAGAAGAAGGACAAAAACAAGAAATGAGTCGTATAAAAGCAGCTTTATCAACATGCGGATATCCAGACTGGAGTTTTAAAAGAGTTAAAGACAAAAGGGAACATAGAAAAGcaaacaaagacaaagaaataaCAACAGATAAAGAAAAATCCAAAGTCAACATTGGTTTACCATATGTCGAAGGAATGACTCAAAGGCTAAGAAGAACATTGAAACAGcacaatataaatacatatatcactcccaaaaacaaattaagagAAAGTCTCGTTCATCCTAAAGACAAGATTGACAAAGATCAACAGTGTGGTATAGTCTACCAAGTAGGTTGCCACAACTGCAAGAAGGTATACATAGGGGAAACGGGCAGAGCATTAAAAACAAGAATAATCGAACACAAAACAGACGTGGAAAAAAATACGGTAGGGACAAGAACCAGGAGCGCTCGCCAGTCACAAtctaaaatctaa